Proteins from a single region of Bogoriella caseilytica:
- a CDS encoding OFA family MFS transporter, translating into MPVLPLLSREKTVAKPGFNRWLVPPAALLVHLSIGQVYASSVYRRDLTAHFSDDWLASLLGEQTSIGLIFSIAVVFLGLSAAVFGKWVDLGGPRQAMVTAAALWTTAFLVGSLGIATEQLWLLYLGYGVIGGIGLGIGYISPVSTLIKWFPDRPGVATGMAIMGFGGGAAVASPLSAWLLGMYDPDRAEVGVASGSALASLFLTLGAIYLVAMLIGAALVRVPADGWAPEGFDKNAVATNAMITRASVSANNALRSRQFYLLWIVLFVNVTVGIGILERAEPMIQEFFPDSTAITAAAAAGFVGLLSLANMLGRFGWSSLSDKLGRKNMYMMYLGVGATGYLLLALFGASSVVVFVILTAVLLSFYGGGFATIPAYLRDMFGSFQVGAIHGRLLTAWSAAGIAGPLIINRTLDASGSGEVRAADAAFEAGDYRPALFIMVGLLLVGFVANLLVRPVDSKHHEPEEEAVAAKEEAAVAAQEVPVDAPAAGVSTPAPRPRRSPMLVFAWILAGVPLSYGIIMTGIKASQLFL; encoded by the coding sequence ATGCCCGTGCTGCCCCTGCTTTCGCGAGAGAAGACCGTGGCCAAGCCCGGCTTCAACCGATGGCTCGTCCCGCCGGCGGCCTTGCTGGTGCACCTGTCCATCGGCCAGGTCTACGCCTCGAGCGTTTACCGCCGTGACCTGACGGCGCACTTCTCCGACGACTGGCTCGCCTCCCTGCTGGGGGAGCAGACCTCGATCGGTCTGATCTTCTCGATCGCCGTCGTCTTCCTCGGTCTTTCGGCAGCGGTCTTCGGCAAATGGGTGGACCTCGGCGGCCCCCGCCAGGCGATGGTGACTGCTGCCGCGCTGTGGACCACCGCCTTCCTCGTGGGGTCACTGGGCATCGCCACCGAGCAGCTCTGGTTGCTGTACCTCGGCTACGGGGTCATCGGTGGTATCGGCCTGGGCATCGGCTACATCTCGCCGGTCTCCACTTTGATCAAATGGTTCCCCGACCGGCCGGGCGTGGCCACCGGCATGGCGATCATGGGCTTCGGCGGTGGCGCCGCAGTGGCCAGCCCGCTCTCGGCCTGGCTGCTCGGCATGTACGACCCCGACCGTGCCGAGGTGGGCGTGGCCAGCGGCAGCGCCCTCGCGAGCCTGTTCCTCACCTTGGGCGCGATCTATCTCGTGGCCATGCTGATCGGCGCTGCCCTGGTGCGGGTGCCCGCCGACGGCTGGGCACCGGAAGGCTTCGACAAGAATGCCGTGGCGACGAACGCCATGATCACCCGGGCGTCGGTCTCGGCGAACAACGCCTTGAGGTCCCGCCAGTTCTACCTGCTGTGGATCGTCCTGTTCGTGAACGTCACCGTCGGCATCGGGATCCTGGAGCGCGCCGAGCCGATGATCCAGGAGTTCTTCCCCGACTCCACCGCGATCACCGCGGCCGCGGCTGCGGGCTTCGTGGGCCTGCTCTCCCTGGCCAACATGCTGGGCCGCTTCGGCTGGTCCTCACTCTCGGACAAGCTCGGCCGGAAGAACATGTACATGATGTACCTGGGCGTGGGCGCCACCGGCTATCTGCTGCTCGCGCTCTTCGGTGCCTCCTCGGTGGTGGTCTTCGTGATCCTCACCGCCGTGCTGCTCAGCTTCTACGGCGGCGGTTTCGCCACGATCCCGGCCTACCTGCGTGACATGTTCGGCAGTTTCCAGGTGGGAGCCATCCACGGCCGGTTGCTGACCGCGTGGTCGGCCGCCGGTATTGCTGGCCCGCTCATCATCAACCGCACCCTGGACGCCTCGGGCTCGGGCGAGGTACGCGCGGCCGACGCGGCCTTCGAAGCCGGCGACTACCGTCCCGCGCTCTTCATCATGGTCGGTCTCCTGCTGGTCGGCTTCGTCGCCAACCTGCTGGTGAGGCCCGTGGACAGCAAGCACCACGAGCCGGAGGAGGAGGCCGTGGCGGCAAAGGAGGAGGCAGCGGTGGCGGCGCAGGAGGTCCCCGTCGATGCCCCCGCGGCCGGAGTGTCTACTCCAGCGCCGCGCCCACGGCGATCGCCCATGCTGGTGTTCGCGTGGATTCTCGCCGGCGTGCCGCTCA
- a CDS encoding DUF3048 domain-containing protein: MQLPREPSRRAVTAGLAGIVLAGCGVSSGRLHEPSFSPEPPEEPEPEPTEEPEPEPVIWPLTGIEYDGSELPERTALAVKVENSVQSRPQTGLEFADLVFEQQVEAGITRFNAMYHSVVPETIGPIRSVRPMDAALAAPIAGVQVFSGAQPPFTARVRDAGVQTMIFDASDPGLARRGNRPAPHNVYADVETLYAHANTTEGPAQDLFHFSEDRDSATAAEVGEEPINEIAMTFSGPTGSAPGWRWDPEAEVRGIPGGAWQRLENGVEQLTTDSNPIRATNVVVLRVEMAPSEADPHVPETLLRGSGEGVVFTGNRVASLTWEKGGEDSAPLRLTREGDPILLAPGITWIELLPHSGVLSY, from the coding sequence ATGCAGCTTCCTCGTGAACCGTCTCGGCGCGCTGTCACGGCAGGGTTGGCCGGCATCGTCCTGGCTGGGTGTGGCGTCTCCAGCGGCCGCCTGCACGAACCGTCCTTCTCGCCCGAGCCCCCTGAAGAGCCGGAGCCGGAACCCACCGAGGAACCGGAGCCGGAGCCCGTGATCTGGCCGCTGACCGGCATCGAGTACGACGGGTCGGAACTGCCGGAACGGACGGCTCTGGCCGTCAAGGTCGAGAACTCCGTGCAGTCCCGGCCTCAGACCGGGCTGGAGTTCGCCGATCTCGTCTTCGAGCAGCAGGTCGAAGCCGGCATCACCCGGTTCAACGCGATGTACCACTCGGTGGTGCCCGAGACCATCGGACCGATCCGCTCGGTGCGGCCGATGGACGCCGCCCTCGCGGCGCCGATCGCGGGCGTGCAGGTCTTCTCCGGGGCGCAACCCCCCTTCACGGCGCGTGTGCGAGACGCCGGCGTGCAGACCATGATCTTCGACGCCTCCGATCCCGGGCTGGCCCGGCGCGGCAACCGCCCGGCTCCGCACAATGTCTACGCCGACGTCGAGACCCTGTACGCGCACGCCAACACCACCGAGGGGCCGGCTCAGGATCTGTTCCACTTCTCGGAGGACCGCGACTCCGCCACCGCTGCCGAGGTGGGTGAGGAGCCGATCAACGAGATTGCCATGACCTTCAGCGGGCCCACTGGCTCGGCACCGGGGTGGCGGTGGGACCCCGAGGCCGAGGTCCGCGGGATTCCCGGCGGAGCGTGGCAACGCCTGGAGAACGGCGTCGAGCAGCTCACCACGGATTCGAATCCGATCCGCGCCACCAACGTGGTGGTCCTGCGGGTCGAGATGGCGCCCTCCGAGGCCGATCCGCACGTGCCGGAGACCCTGCTGCGCGGCTCGGGGGAAGGCGTGGTCTTCACCGGAAATCGCGTGGCCAGCTTGACCTGGGAGAAGGGTGGCGAGGACTCCGCGCCCCTGCGCCTGACCCGCGAGGGTGATCCGATCCTGCTGGCGCCCGGGATCACCTGGATCGAACTTCTGCCTCACTCAGGGGTGCTGAGTTACTGA